A window of the Alnus glutinosa chromosome 4, dhAlnGlut1.1, whole genome shotgun sequence genome harbors these coding sequences:
- the LOC133866040 gene encoding cytochrome P450 81C13-like — translation MENFYCYLAFFLSVVFLVIKLLHSHNQKLPPTPFALPIIGHAHLLKQPLYRTLETLSSQYGPILYLKFGSRSILVLSSPSLVEECFTKNDVIFANRPRTMAADHFTYNLNSPVWAPYGHLWRNLRRILTVEIFSQINLQKSSIVRQEEVHSLLRLIFKVSNRGPQRLELRYLFSLLMFNIMMRMVAGKPRVGEEAAASMDVGKQQLKEFRETYAAGLSMNICDFFPILRWVGYKGLEKSMIRLQRKRDKFVGVLIEEIKQKKASSSLNTTTITAVEKKRTLIETLLSLRESEPELCSDDVIKSIVLLMFVAGTDTTATTMEWVMSLLLNHPDALQKVKAEIDSQVGHGRLLNESDLPKLPYLRCVINEALRLYPVAPLLLPHFSSKDSTLGGFQIPGGTILLVNAWGIHRDPKLWEEPARFKPERFEAFDGEGERFKFIPFGTGRRTCPGAGMGVRTVSLALGALIQCFDWERVGMERVDMSPCFEVLLSKAEPLEAVCSPRQSMTTILSQL, via the exons ATGGAAAACTTCTACTGCTACCTTGCTTTCTTCCTCTCTGTTGTTTTTTTGGTCATCAAACTTCTACACTCCCACAATCAAAAATTACCGCCGACTCCATTTGCTCTGCCAATAATCGGACATGCCCACCTCCTTAAACAACCGCTCTACCGAACACTAGAGACCCTGTCATCGCAGTATGGTCCAATACTTTACCTTAAATTTGGTTCCCGGTCTATCCTCGTACTATCATCTCCTTCCCTTGTTGAAGAATGCTTCACCAAGAATGACGTAATATTTGCAAATCGCCCCCGCACAATGGCCGCAGATCATTTCACTTACAACTTAAATTCTCCTGTCTGGGCTCCATATGGCCACCTGTGGCGAAACCTCCGCCGCATCTTGACCGTTGAGATCTTCTCTCAGATCAACCTCCAGAAGTCTTCCATCGTCCGACAAGAGGAAGTTCACTCCCTTCTCCGCCTAATATTCAAAGTCTCAAACAGAGGACCCCAAAGGTTGGAGTTAAGGTATTTGTTCTCACTCTTGATGTTCAATATAATGATGAGAATGGTTGCTGGCAAGCCCCGTGTCGGAGAGGAGGCGGCGGCAAGCATGGATGTGGGAAAGCAACAACTCAAAGAATTCAGGGAGACTTACGCTGCAGGCTTGTCTATGAATATATGTGATTTCTTTCCGATTTTGAGGTGGGTTGGTTACAAAGGGTTGGAGAAGAGTATGATCAGGCTGCAGAGGAAGAGAGACAAATTCGTGGGGGTTTTGATAGAAGAGATTAAGCAAAAGAAAGCGAGTTCCAGCTTGAATACCACTACTATAACGGCCGTGGAAAAGAAGAGAACGCTGATTGAAACTCTTTTGTCTCTTCGTGAATCTGAACCTGAACTCTGTTCAGATGATGTCATAAAAAGCATCGTTTTG cTGATGTTTGTTGCGGGAACAGATACAACAGCAACAACCATGGAATGGGTAATGTCACTGCTTCTGAATCATCCAGATGCATTGCAGAAGGTTAAAGCAGAGATCGACAGCCAGGTTGGACATGGGCGCTTGCTAAATGAATCTGATCTTCCCAAGCTTCCCTATCTTCGCTGTGTCATCAATGAGGCACTTAGACTATATCCTGTCGCCCCACTTTTGCTACCTCACTTTTCTTCAAAAGATTCCACTTTGGGGGGCTTTCAGATACCAGGAGGGACGATTTTGTTGGTGAATGCATGGGGCATTCATAGGGATCCCAAGCTGTGGGAGGAGCCCGCCAGGTTCAAGCCAGAGAGATTTGAAGCATTCgacggagaaggagagaggTTCAAATTCATTCCGTTTGGAACAGGGAGGAGGACATGCCCCGGCGCAGGCATGGGCGTGCGGACAGTGTCATTGGCATTGGGTGCACTCATTCAGTGCTTTGATTGGGAAAGGGTTGGGATGGAGAGGGTGGACATGAGCCCATGTTTCGAAGTTCTTCTGTCAAAGGCTGAGCCTTTGGAGGCTGTTTGTAGTCCACGCCAATCCATGACTACCATCCTCTCTCAACTTTGA